The following proteins are co-located in the Caldilineales bacterium genome:
- a CDS encoding ATP-binding protein has product MDTAPALETTRWPLAQTIQPADNLEDVIFYCNPTRSLDGEYLGFYVDRGSYARRDMATWLRVSDLRRGQPITLLFTGHGGCGKSTELNRFCRDIGNEFFVVKVSTKVIVQPTDLTAVDIVLIAAMALFKQATQESVIGKAPADRVRELRQSLLEFLRERVFGRAPYQEPGEGLELSAKVNALIMEFEVKYGQDAPTREQIRQRMADRVSEIVSRVNDLAAVVRTTTGRPVVFVFDDTDKPERERARRLFFDHAATLTSFRASTIYTFNISLWYDPEFKLFKDYYGQRVLLPNISLYKRSGQRNPDGWALMEQILAARMHPLLMTDEARHDLIEASGGLVRGLIGLTQYAAVNAFGRGARRIEKIDAERATSELRNDFVAALKEENYRVLAERQRDKELSSDPEVQELLQALALLQYANGEAWCDVHPVVRKLLQEREA; this is encoded by the coding sequence ATGGATACTGCACCTGCACTCGAAACCACTCGCTGGCCCCTCGCTCAGACTATCCAGCCCGCCGATAACCTGGAAGACGTCATCTTCTATTGCAACCCAACCAGGTCTTTGGATGGAGAGTATCTGGGATTCTACGTCGATCGCGGCAGCTATGCACGCCGGGATATGGCCACCTGGCTGCGCGTCAGTGATTTGCGCAGGGGGCAACCGATCACCTTGCTGTTCACCGGGCACGGGGGATGCGGGAAATCGACCGAGTTGAATCGTTTTTGCCGGGATATCGGCAATGAATTCTTCGTCGTCAAGGTCTCGACCAAAGTAATCGTGCAGCCGACCGACCTCACCGCCGTCGACATCGTCCTCATTGCCGCCATGGCTTTGTTCAAGCAGGCAACTCAGGAAAGCGTCATCGGCAAAGCGCCTGCCGACAGGGTGCGCGAGTTGCGCCAGAGTCTGCTCGAATTCTTGCGCGAACGCGTCTTTGGCAGGGCGCCCTATCAGGAGCCGGGCGAGGGGCTGGAGCTGAGCGCCAAAGTCAACGCCCTGATCATGGAGTTCGAGGTCAAGTATGGGCAGGATGCGCCGACGCGGGAGCAGATCCGGCAGCGAATGGCAGACCGGGTGTCGGAGATCGTGAGCCGGGTCAACGATCTGGCTGCGGTCGTGCGCACGACCACCGGGCGTCCGGTGGTTTTCGTCTTCGATGATACCGACAAACCCGAACGCGAGCGCGCTCGCCGGCTTTTCTTCGACCATGCGGCCACGTTGACCTCCTTTCGCGCTTCGACCATCTACACCTTCAATATCTCACTCTGGTACGATCCTGAGTTCAAACTGTTCAAAGACTATTATGGGCAGCGGGTGTTGCTGCCCAATATCAGCCTCTACAAGCGCAGTGGCCAGCGCAACCCCGATGGTTGGGCCTTGATGGAGCAGATATTGGCGGCGCGTATGCACCCGCTGCTGATGACCGACGAAGCCAGACATGATCTGATCGAGGCCAGCGGCGGGCTGGTGCGTGGGTTGATCGGTCTCACCCAATACGCCGCCGTCAATGCCTTCGGGCGTGGCGCACGGCGTATCGAGAAGATCGACGCCGAACGCGCTACCAGTGAACTGCGCAATGACTTTGTCGCCGCCCTCAAAGAGGAGAACTATCGCGTCCTGGCCGAACGCCAGCGTGACAAGGAATTGAGCAGCGACCCAGAGGTACAGGAACTCTTGCAGGCGCTGGCGCTGTTGCAATATGCCAATGGCGAAGCCTGGTGCGATGTGCACCCGGTGGTGCGGAAGCTGTTGCAGGAGCGTGAGGCGTGA
- a CDS encoding type II toxin-antitoxin system PemK/MazF family toxin — translation MVPLTSLKSPDRRIYPNEVLVRAGMGGLALDSIVLCYQIRTLDKSRLIEQVGMVTDFPTKSRILDALRFQLDM, via the coding sequence ATGGTACCGCTCACTTCGCTCAAGTCACCTGATCGGCGCATTTACCCCAACGAAGTGCTGGTGCGTGCAGGCATGGGTGGGCTTGCTCTTGATTCAATAGTTCTCTGCTATCAGATTCGGACACTCGATAAGAGCCGTCTTATCGAGCAAGTGGGGATGGTTACCGACTTCCCCACGAAGTCGCGAATACTCGATGCGTTGCGTTTCCAACTGGATATGTAG
- a CDS encoding YgeY family selenium metabolism-linked hydrolase produces the protein MNHIEAVRRRVEAERDNIIQFLRDICAIPSYDSQIGPVGERVGEEMHKLGFQDVRFDKQGNILGHIGSGPRILVYDSHIDTVGIGDPSAWAWDPFVGKVEDGIFYARGAVDEKNSTPGMVYGLAIAHELGLLEGWAAYYFGNMEEWCDGIAPNVFVEVEGIRPDFVVVGEPTRMQVYRGHKGRVEMQVVAKGVSCHAASNHLGDNAIYKMLPVIAAIRDLEPQLGDHEFLGHGKITVSDMQVKTPSINAVPDECTIFIDRRLTFGESKEGAIAQVQALIPADLRDDFEVSMLHYDDPSYTGFVFEVEKYYPAWALPEEAAIVRAGVEAASNYLGRPVPTGKWEFSTNGTYWMGKAGIPSIGFGPGNEIYAHTVEDQVPLQDVVDATGVYALFPSVLRKEVDK, from the coding sequence ATGAATCACATCGAAGCTGTCCGCCGGCGGGTCGAGGCGGAACGCGACAACATCATCCAATTCCTGCGCGATATCTGCGCCATCCCCTCCTACGACAGCCAGATCGGGCCGGTGGGCGAGCGGGTGGGCGAGGAGATGCACAAGCTGGGCTTCCAGGATGTGCGTTTCGACAAACAGGGCAATATCCTCGGCCACATCGGCAGCGGCCCCCGCATCCTGGTCTACGACAGCCACATCGACACCGTCGGCATCGGCGACCCCTCGGCCTGGGCCTGGGACCCCTTCGTGGGCAAGGTCGAGGACGGCATCTTCTACGCTCGCGGGGCCGTGGACGAGAAGAACTCCACCCCCGGCATGGTCTACGGCCTGGCCATCGCCCACGAACTGGGCTTGCTGGAGGGCTGGGCGGCCTACTACTTCGGCAACATGGAAGAATGGTGCGACGGCATCGCCCCCAATGTCTTCGTCGAGGTCGAGGGCATCCGGCCCGATTTCGTCGTCGTCGGCGAACCGACGCGCATGCAAGTCTATCGCGGACACAAGGGCCGGGTGGAGATGCAGGTCGTGGCCAAAGGTGTGAGCTGCCACGCCGCCAGCAACCACCTGGGCGACAACGCCATCTATAAAATGCTACCGGTCATCGCCGCCATCCGCGACCTGGAGCCGCAACTGGGCGACCACGAGTTCCTCGGCCACGGCAAGATCACCGTCAGCGATATGCAGGTCAAGACCCCCAGCATCAACGCCGTGCCCGACGAATGCACCATCTTCATCGACCGCCGCCTCACCTTCGGCGAGAGCAAAGAGGGGGCCATCGCCCAGGTGCAGGCCCTGATCCCGGCCGACCTGCGCGACGACTTCGAGGTCTCGATGCTGCACTACGATGACCCCAGCTACACCGGCTTCGTGTTCGAGGTGGAGAAATACTACCCGGCCTGGGCCTTGCCCGAGGAGGCCGCCATCGTCCGGGCGGGGGTGGAGGCGGCCAGCAACTATCTCGGCCGGCCCGTCCCCACCGGTAAATGGGAGTTCTCGACCAACGGCACCTATTGGATGGGCAAGGCCGGTATCCCCAGCATCGGCTTTGGCCCCGGCAACGAGATCTACGCCCACACGGTCGAAGACCAGGTGCCCCTGCAAGATGTCGTCGATGCCACCGGCGTCTATGCCTTGTTCCCGTCGGTTTTGAGGAAAGAGGTAGACAAGTAG